In Populus alba chromosome 1, ASM523922v2, whole genome shotgun sequence, a single window of DNA contains:
- the LOC118055284 gene encoding pentatricopeptide repeat-containing protein At5g14080, protein MARLGTELAARISRALITESNSSIPTRSWNPLLEQTLHKIGCRDSLSQSLVARVIDPHLLTHYSLALGFFNWASQQPGFTHNSLTYHSVLKSLSFSRQFNAIESLLKQAKAQNLTLDSSIYRFVIDSLIKRGKTQMAFSVFNEIKSQILDLGTETSNSLLASLGSDGCFKNAMKVFDEMNNRGIGFSTIGFGVFIWRLCRNGDLGEVLRLIDVVERWNSLINGSVIAVLIVHGLCEGSRTSEALRALNELRIRGWKPDFIAYRVVAEAFRSLGSVFDVNEVLKMKRKLGVAPRSNDYREFILGLITERRIYEAKELGEVIASGNFPMEDDVLNALIGSVSTIDPYSAMKFFHFVIGKGKFPTLLTLSNLSRNLCKHGKIDELLEVYRVLSSNEYFSDMESYNVMFSFLCMGGRVREAYEVLQEMRKKGLDPDISMYNSLIEVLCREDLLRPAKRLWDEMFVIGCGGNLKTYNILIGKFSEIGQIEEATRLFNHMLEKGVTPDATTHRFLLEALCHETKFETAVDVFYKHVNHDVMLAQNILKTLILNLCGKGHFLVASKFLCDLTHDVSHSDAHVVLLKCLADSEEVSIAVEHAKQIRGNSPSMLQVICTKLVAFSSSSSNPEPILHLLQALSQECVISIDFGNDSWKHVCSKSLK, encoded by the exons aTGGCGCGCTTGGGAACGGAGTTAGCAGCTCGGATAAGCAGAGCCctaatcaccgagtcaaatagCTCAATCCCGACCCGTTCATGGAATCCATTACTCGAGCAAACTCTACACAAAATCGGTTGTCGCGACTCACTGAGTCAGTCGCTCGTGGCTCGAGTCATCGACCCGCATCTCTTAACTCACTACTCTCTTGCTCTGGGTTTCTTCAATTGGGCTTCTCAACAGCCCGGGTTCACTCATAATTCACTTACTTACCATTCAGTACTcaaatctctttctttctcccgCCAATTCAATGCCATTGAATCACTGTTAAAGCAAGCTAAAGCTCAAAACCTGACTCTCGATTCTTCAATTTATCGATTTGTTATTGATTCTCTGATTAAAAGAGGAAAAACCCAGATGGCATTTTCGGTTTTTAACGAGATTAAATCACAAATTTTAGATCTTGGGACTGAGACAAGTAACTCTCTTTTGGCTTCTTTGGGGTCTGATGGGTGTTTTAAAAATGCAATGaaggtgtttgatgaaatgaatAACAGAGGTATTGGCTTTAGTACTATTGGGTTTGGTGTATTTATATGGAGGCTTTGTAGAAATGGCGATTTGGGTGAAGTTTTGCGCTTGATAGATGTGGTTGAAAGGTGGAATTCCTTGATTAATGGGTCCGTTATTGCGGTTTTAATTGTTCATGGGCTTTGTGAGGGTTCAAGAACAAGCGAGGCTTTGCGGGCATTGAATGAGTTGAGAATTAGGGGGTGGAAACCTGATTTTATCGCATATAGGGTTGTTGCCGAAGCATTTAGATCGCTAGGAAGCGTGTTTGACGTGAACGAGGTTTTGAAGATGAAGAGGAAGTTAGGAGTGGCACCGAGGAGTAATGATTACAGGGAGtttattttgggtttgattACTGAAAGACGGATATATGAAGCAAAAGAATTAGGCGAAGTTATCGCAAGTGGCAACTTTCCTATGGAAGACGATGTTTTGAATGCACTGATAGGATCAGTGTCGACAATTGATCCTTATTCGGCAAtgaagttttttcattttgttattggAAAAGGGAAGTTCCCAACGCTTTTAACGTTGAGCAATTTGAGTAGGAATCTATGTAAGCATGGGAAGATTGATGAGTTGTTGGAGGTATACCGTGTTTTGTCTTCTAATGAATATTTCTCTGATATGGAGAGTTACAATGTGATGTTTTCGTTCTTATGCATGGGTGGAAGAGTGAGAGAGGCTTATGAGGTGCTTCAAGAGATGAGAAAGAAAGGGTTAGACCCAGATATCTCAATGTATAATTCCCTAATTGAAGTGTTATGTAGAGAAGATCTGTTGCGTCCTGCTAAAAGGCTTTGGGATGAAATGTTTGTAATCGGATGTGGAGGGAACTTGAAAACTTATAATATTCTCATTGGGAAATTCTCAGAAATAGGTCAAATTGAAGAGGCTACGAGGCTTTTCAATCACATGTTGGAGAAAGGGGTGACACCTGATGCTACAACTCACAGATTCCTCCTTGAAGCCCTTTGCCATGAAACAAAGTTTGAAACTGCAGTTGATGTCTTCTACAAGCATGTGAATCACGATGTAATGCTTGCACAAAATATATTGAAGACATTGATTCTAAACCTCTGCGGAAAAG GTCACTTCCTTGTTGCTTCTAAGTTTCTGTGTGACCTCACTCATGACGTAAGTCATTCAGATGCCCATGTGGTTTTGTTGAAATGTTTAGCTGACTCTGAAGAGGTTTCAATTGCAGTGGAACATGCAAAACAAATTCGAGGTAACTCACCTTCAATGTTGCAAGTCATATGCACTAAGCTTGtggccttttcttcttcttcttcaaacccAGAGCCTATTTTGCACTTGCTTCAAGCTCTGTCACAAGAATGTGTGATCAGTATAGATTTCGGCAATGATTCTTGGAAGCATGTATGCAGCAAATCATTGAAATAA
- the LOC118055287 gene encoding LOW QUALITY PROTEIN: uncharacterized protein (The sequence of the model RefSeq protein was modified relative to this genomic sequence to represent the inferred CDS: deleted 2 bases in 1 codon): MTDGKLNLPDDLLLLLSPRSTDERLSSFKDRGGIGEDKALLSLPDDSKDQVAADNTIPLSPQWLYAKPVDAKSLTTGASGETRASNSLSHGNSIDNNLKDNWRLDGSQDKKDRRKIAPDVESSRRWREEERDTDRWHDGNSRNSAHESRRDSKWSSRWGPEDKEKDSRTDKRADVEKDDAHSDKQNFVTASHPNSEPTSERENDSRDKWRPTSERENDSRDKWRPRHRKDIHSSGPAAYRSAPGFGLDRGRQESPNVPFAAGRGRSSNSGNLQIGRYLTASSIGSIPLDKNHVFCYPRGKLLDIYRKHKTLPSFETIPEGIELVSSLTQEISIKPLAFVAPDAEEEAVLRDMWQGKITSSGALNNSFREKNDSSSNSTAGFGEGTLGEGNESFSVKTAEIAHSFGKITGNASGQGAVAETLDTSMAEEKDTHKDDKQKHTTTIAGALMDGFVPADFKKDDPSSFGESGLSDNIMELKAFERQPVEDLAFQNKLKLEDIEPATSFEMDNQLPDDSSSLFDFSSAQKNPSSHQFSLNSNSEVHQFGGAITPEELSLCYLDPQGAIQGPYLGIDIIAWFEQGYFGTDLPVRLSDAPNGSPFHELGDIMPHLKLKPGCASSTSPSAKLQLSDAVGESLEGSTVTPASLELKASAVREDQQRASSGFEAISNVSGQSRVPDHGFLGGMEYSDDRRFQNVVTPDEEIVFPGRPGNSGNPLMGDVADFQRFAPNPSTNPAILNELSETGMHTHQDEIVHPFGLSMSELRSNSNLRRAQSSNMASSMGDEFPAQVHAMDPYTEHDAALASHRTFDAGFDQSHYAETWPEDYRKKPLTNPHIDLGSADARHFFHRQPEFNDFDQQHLMLQKMQKECQQQNHLSHPFSHTMELGFEQIPSNLIELQFQHQQQLELQQRQQQQQQQQQQQQLELQQRRQIELQQRRQLEHQQQQRQFEHQQQQRQFELQQQHHLLHQQQQQLRQYQMKLQQQQVLEQLLQHQMPDLGYGQGKGDPLRENLLEQIQFRTRLAAELQQNSHNPRHLDLTLEQIIRAKIGQNNLQEPQTDILDHLSQAKHGNILPSDLQFHLQQEQMQAQKLSLARQQLGMDGESQVGWPWSIDEAGQTFRNTTGHHQSKSTGFNASDFYLQQQRLSSHDEHLSHNKWNHALQEPHQGGFYEPSSMAFDHPTSLPAVTPGMKLDNVNGHSQGPDSAEHLYMHSTDQLGSFLSNVSSHHRQVYGDIYGSRAEMMESHLPGKQGQQENSWVKGRMQQLHLEAERKRNVSEVAGNSSFWTSAGGDEESSKQVLMDLHQKMGLQSIRSSEDDYRHLISSSKSRESFWPITESFSLNDIPDQEATMNDSFIEKPQNSKSNSLLQDNHAMSLSGQLHHQGNGERLSLRSKSGALTEEPTFFSGIVDTSHTNHADNMFVDKSAMDKEVAELDTRYGSKGMSAMARSVSRNEESFVEQAETAMDFANASSRQSSRHSSLSSAGGNGGLHGYEMRLDKSTGEEVSIDRMPAFLTRGVDNALHKRPPVSQALSSKDVLSDMASASHIKQKNRASLATSDERRNEPVENVAATLGGDSQISGKKEARFRRTSSYNDAGITETSFMDVLKKPVFTEAEAANAAALESSDGSLGGRSGKKKGKKGRQIDPALLGFKVSSNRIMMGEILHRDE; the protein is encoded by the exons ATGACCGACGGAAAGCTGAATCTCCCCGAcgatctcctcctcctcctctctcccAGGTCAACCGATGAACGCCTCTCCTCCTTCAAAG ATCGAGGAGGAATTGGTGAGGACAAGGCTCTGTTGAGTTTGCCTGATGACTCAAAAG ATCAAGTGGCTGCAGACAACACTATACCTCTTTCTCCACAATGGCTTTATGCTAAACCGGTGGATGCTAAGTCATTGACTACTGGGGCATCAGGG GAAACACGTGCTTCAAATTCTTTGTCCCATGGGAACTCCATTGATAACAATTTGAAAGACAATTGGCGTTTAGATGGATCCCAAGACAAGAAAGATCGGAGGAAAATTGCTCCTGATGTTGAAAGCAGCCGCCGTTGGCGTGAGGAGGAGAGGGATACAG ATCGTTGGCATGATGGCAATAGCCGCAATTCTGCGCATGAATCTCGAAGAGACAGCAAGTGGTCATCTAGGTGGGGTCCTGAAGATAAAGAGAAGGATTCTCGAACAGATAAGAGGGCAGATGTTGAGAAGGATGATGCTCACAGTGacaaacaaaattttgttaCTGCTAGCCACCCAAATTCTGAGCCAACTTCTGAGCGTGAGAACGATTCTCGTGATAAGTGGAGGCCAACTTCTGAGCGCGAGAATGATTCTCGTGATAAGTGGAGGCCTCGCCATCGTAAGGATATTCATTCTAGTGGACCTGCTGCATACAGGAGTGCACCTGGATTTGGGTTAGATAGAGGACGTCAGGAGAGCCCGAATGTGCCGTTTGCTGCCGGAAGAGGAAGGTCCAGCAATAGTGGGAACTTACAAATTGGCAGATATCTTACTGCTTCTTCTATTGGGTCTATTCCTCTGGATAAGAATCATGTATTCTGCTATCCAAGGGGAAAACTTCTTGACATTTACCGTAAGCACAAGACTCTTCCAAGTTTTGAGACCATACCAGAAGGGATCGAGCTTGTGTCTTCACTAACACAGGAAATTTCTATTAAGCCATTGGCTTTTGTTGCACCTGATGCAGAGGAAGAG GCTGTCCTCAGAGATATGTGGCAGGGAAAAATTACAAGCAGTGGAGCACTGAACAACTCATTTAGAGAAAAGAACGATTCATCAAGTAATTCCACCGCAG GCTTTGGTGAGGGGACTTTAGGTGAGGGGAATGAGAGTTTCTCTGTTAAGACTGCAGAAATTGCACACTCTTTTGGAAAAATTACTGGTAATGCTTCTGGTCAAGGTGCTGTCGCTGAGACATTAGATACATCAATGGCTGAGG AAAAGGATACACATAAAGATGATAAACAGAAGCATACAACAACAATTGCCGGAGCATTGATGGATGGCTTTGTGCCTGCAGATTTCAAGAAAGATGATCCCAGCAGTTTTGGGGAGAGTGGTCTGAGTGACAACATTATGGAGTTAAAAGCTTTTGAAAGGCAGCCAGTGGAAGATTTGGCTTTTCAGAATAAACTTAAGTTGGAGGATATTGAGCCAGCTACTTCTTTTGAGATGGATAACCAGCTTCCTGATGATTCAAGTTctctatttgatttttcttctgcACAGAAAAATCCAAGCAGCCATCAGTTTTCCTTGAATAGCAATAGTGAGGTACATCAATTCGGGGGTGCTATCACACCTGAGGAACTATCATTGTGCTATCTTGATCCTCAAGGGGCAATTCAGGGACCATACCTTGGTATTGATATTATTGCATGGTTTGAGCAAGGATATTTTGGAACTGACCTACCAGTTCGTTTGTCAGATGCTCCCAATGGATCACCCTTCCATGAGCTTGGTGATATTATGCCTCACCTAAAACTTAAACCTGGGTGCGCTTCAAGTACTAGTCCATCTGCTAAGTTACAGCTATCTGATGCTGTTGGAGAAAGCTTGGAAGGGAGCACAGTGACTCCTGCTTCCCTTGAACTTAAGGCTTCTGCTGTCAGGGAAGACCAACAGAGGGCTTCATCTGGATTTGAGGCCATCTCCAATGTTAGTGGTCAGTCAAGAGTTCCTGATCATGGTTTTCTCGGTGGGATGGAGTATTCTGATGATCGAAGATTTCAAAATGTTGTTACTCCGGATGAAG AAATTGTCTTTCCTGGAAGGCCTGGAAATAGTGGCAACCCTTTGATGGGAGATGTTGCAGACTTTCAGCGATTTGCTCCTAATCCTTCTACCAACCCTGCCATCTTAAATGAATTGTCAGAAACTGGCATGCATACTCATCAGGATGAAATAGTTCATCCATTTGGCTTGTCGATGTCTGAGCTTAGAAGCAACTCTAATCTGAGGCGTGCTCAATCATCCAACATGGCTTCAAGCATGGGTGATGAATTTCCTGCACAGGTTCATGCTATGGACCCTTATACAGAGCATGATGCTGCTCTTGCCAGTCACAGGACCTTTGATGCAGGTTTTGATCAATCCCATTATGCAGAGACATGGCCTGAAGATTATAGGAAAAAGCCACTCACTAATCCCCACATTGATCTAGGTTCCGCAGACGCTCGACACTTTTTTCACAGGCAGCCAGAGTTCAATGATTTTGACCAGCAGCATCTCATGTTGCAGAAGATGCAAAAAGAATGTCAACAACAGAATCATTTATCTCATCCCTTCTCACATACTATGGAGCTTGGTTTTGAGCAAATCCCTTCTAATCTTATTGAACTGCAATTTCAACATCAGCAGCAGCTGGAGCTTCAACAgcgc cagcagcagcagcagcagcagcagcagcagcagcagctggaGCTTCAACAGCGGCGGCAGATTGAGCTTCAACAGCGGCGGCAGTTGGAGCATCAGCAACAGCAGCGACAGTTTGAGCATCAGCAACAGCAGCGACAGTTTGAGCTTCAGCAACAGCATCATTTACTGCACCAACAGCAACAACAGCTTCGTCAGTACCAAATGAaactgcagcagcagcaggttCTGGAACAGTTGCTGCAGCATCAGATGCCTGATCTTGGATATGGTCAGGGAAAGGGAGATCCATTGAGAGAAAACTTGCTTGAGCAGATTCAATTTAGGACACGACTGGCGGCCGAACTGCAGCAGAATTCACATAATCCAAGGCACCTTGATCTAACACTGGAGCAGATAATTCGAGCTAAGATTGGCCAGAATAATCTTCAAGAACCCCAGACTGATATCTTGGACCACTTATCACAGGCGAAGCATGGTAATATACTCCCGTCAGACCTGCAGTTCCATCTTCAGCAAGAACAGATGCAGGCGCAAAAGTTATCTTTGGCAAGGCAGCAGTTAGGAATGGATGGTGAAAGCCAAGTTGGTTGGCCATGGTCCATTGATGAAGCTGGTCAGACCTTCAGAAATACTACTGGTCATCACCAGTCTAAGTCTACAGGATTTAACGCTTCAGATTTTTACCTGCAACAGCAGAGGCTTTCCTCACATGATGAACATTTAAGCCATAACAAATGGAATCATGCTTTACAGGAGCCACATCAGGGTGGGTTTTATGAGCCTAGCTCAATGGCATTTGACCATCCAACATCTCTCCCTGCTGTCACTCCTGGGATGAAGTTGGATAATGTAAATGGTCATTCCCAAGGTCCAGATTCAGCAGAGCATCTATATATGCATTCTACTGATCAACTGGGTTCCTTCTTGTCCAATGTCTCTTCTCATCATCGACAAGTTTATGGTGATATTTATGGTTCTCGTGCTGAAATGATGGAGAGCCACCTCCCTGGAAAACAAGGGCAGCAAGAGAATAGTTGGGTTAAAGGAAGGATGCAGCAGTTGCATCTTGAAgctgaaagaaaaaggaatgttTCAGAAGTTGCTGGAAACTCTAGTTTTTGGACCTCAGCTGGAGGAGATGAGGAGAGCTCAAAGCAAGTTTTAATGGATCTTCACCAAAAAATGGGTCTTCAGTCTATTCGGTCATCGGAAGACGATTATCGGCACCTTATATCTTCCTCTAAATCTCGGGAATCCTTTTGGCCAATCACTGAGTCATTCTCTTTAAATGATATTCCAGATCAAGAAGCCACCATGAATGACTCATTTATTGAAAagcctcaaaattcaaaatcaaattctcTGCTGCAGGATAACCATGCTATGTCCTTGAGTGGTCAATTACACCATCAAGGAAATGGTGAAAGATTGTCCCTAAGGTCAAAATCTGGAGCACTAACTGAAGAACCAACATTCTTTTCAGGCATAGTAGATACTTCTCATACTAATCATGCGGATAACATGTTTGTTGATAAATCTGCCATGGATAAAGAAGTGGCAGAATTGGATACCAGATATGGGTCCAAAGGCATGAGTGCCATGGCCAGGTCTGTTTCGCGCAATGAAGAGAGCTTTGTTGAACAAGCTGAAACTGCTATGGATTTTGCTAATGCCAGTAGCAGGCAGAGTAGCAGGCATAGTTCCCTGAGCAGTGCTG GTGGTAATGGAGGCCTACACGGTTATGAGATGAGATTAGATAAATCGACTGGTGAAGAGGTCTCTATTGACAG GATGCCTGCTTTTTTAACTAGAGGCGTTGACAATGCCTTGCATAAACGCCCACCGGTGTCACAGGCCTTATCTTCTAAGGATGTCTTGTCAGACATGGCATCTGCTTCGCATATCAAGCAAAAAAATCGGGCAAGCCTTGCAACTTCTGATG AAAGGAGGAACGAGCCTGTAGAGAATGTAGCAGCAACCCTGGGAGGTGATAGTCAGATATCTGGCAAGAAAGAAGCGCGTTTTAGGAGGACGTCATCTTACAATGATGCTGGTATAACAGAGACATCATTTATGGATGTGCTAAAAAAGCCAGTTTTTACCGAGGCTGAAGCAGCTAATGCGGCTGCCTTGGAATCATCTGATGGTTCACTGGGTGGGCGAAGtgggaaaaagaaagggaagaaagGAAGGCAGATTGATCCTGCTCTCCTTGGCTTCAAAGTTTCTAGCAATCGCATTATGATGGGTGAGATACTACATCGCGATGAGTAA